The following coding sequences are from one Gossypium hirsutum isolate 1008001.06 chromosome A12, Gossypium_hirsutum_v2.1, whole genome shotgun sequence window:
- the LOC107926957 gene encoding protein CHAPERONE-LIKE PROTEIN OF POR1, chloroplastic isoform X4 → MSVSGLIASPSRCCLRLSDCNQGLVCRQVPSIPIASKPKAKFGKLHLERLTVSFRRWKMQKTHLIKCAMDASYGDMASESGAAMFPRINVRDPYKRLGISREASEDEIQAARNFLISKYGGHKPSVDAIEAAHDKIIMQKFYERKNPKIDIKKKVREVKQSRVVQAVTSRFQTPATKFIVKTSIAFIVLGVLTVLFPTEEGPTLQVAISLIATFYFIHDRLKSKIRTLLYGAGAFIFSWLLGTFLMVSVIPPIPILKGPRSFEVLTSLITYVLLWVSSTYLK, encoded by the exons ATGAGTGTCTCTGGACTGATTGCCAGTCCCTCAAGATGTTGCCTTCGGCTATCTGACTGCAATCAAGGGTTGGTGTGCAGGCAAGTTCCATCTATTCCAATTGCCAGCAAACCTAAGGCGAAATTTGGCAAGCTTCATCTTGAAAG GTTGACAGTTTCTTTCAGAAGGTGGAAGATGCAGAAAACTCATCTGATCAAATGTGCAATGGATGCTTCCTATGGCGATATGGCTAGTGAATCAG GAGCAGCTATGTTTCCTAGAATTAATGTTCGGGACCCATACAAACGGCTAGGAATAAGCAGGGAGGCTTCAGAAGATGAAATTCAAGCAGCACGGAACTTCCTTATTAGTAAATATGGGGGGCACAAACCAAGTGTGGATGCAATTGAAGCAGCCCATGACAAAATAATTATGCAGAAGTTCTATGAAAGGAAGAACCCAAAAATTGACATCAAGAAAAAGGTCAGGGAAGTCAAACAATCCCGAGTTGTACAGGCTGTGACAAGCAGATTCCAAACTCCAGCCACTAAGTTCATTGTAAAAACATCCATAGCATTTATAGTGCTTGGAGTTCTCACTGTTCTATTCCCAACTGAAGAAGGCCCAACCCTGCAAGTAGCTATATCACTGATAGCTACCTTCtatttcatacatgataggttgAAGAGCAAAATCCGAACTCTACTTTATGG GGCTGGAGCTTTTATATTCTCCTGGTTGCTGGGAACCTTCTTGATGGTATCAGTGATTCCACCTATTCCTATTCTTAAGGGCCCAAGGAGTTTTGAAGTGCTGACATCATTGATAACCTATGTGCTACTCTGGGTTTCATCTACATATCTTAAGTAG
- the LOC107927006 gene encoding LOW QUALITY PROTEIN: protein FMP32, mitochondrial (The sequence of the model RefSeq protein was modified relative to this genomic sequence to represent the inferred CDS: inserted 1 base in 1 codon), with the protein MAAVAACKRVGQIGPNSWTIGGVSRFKGVVSPLDASTFPPSAIRLSLSPSPFSQWRQVSQQLVKSNGKRLFLIDTLALVRRLEAEGLPSKQAEAITAAITEVLNGSLENLSLSVVSKSEMQKSEMTQEANLSKLKSEVQGSQEHHFSLLQHENEKLRHDIEKMRSELRHEIDKVTAEHRLDLNLERGRIRDELTNQNAVTSNLTNKLDREIHALEAQLEGAKYDLIKYCIGTLVSIXAVGLAVVRILI; encoded by the exons ATGGCCGCCGTGGCCGCTTGTAAACGGGTGGGTCAAATCGGACCTAATTCCTGGACGATAGGGGGAGTTAGCAGATTCAAAGGAGTGGTTTCCCCTCTTGATGCCTCGACGTTTCCTCCCTCAGCCATTCGATTGTCACTTTCTCCTTCTCCCTTCTCACAATGGAGACAGGTTTCTCAGCAGCTCGTAAAATCAAATGGAAAGAGATTGTTTCTCATCGACACATTAGCTTTG GTTAGGAGATTAGAGGCTGAAGGTCTGCCTTCGAAGCAAGCCGAGGCCATAACAGCTGCCATAACTGAAGTTTTGAATGGCAGCTTGGAAAATCTGTCTCTTTCCGTTGTTTCCAAGTCTGAGATGCAGAAA AGTGAAATGACTCAAGAAGCCAATCTTTCCAAGCTAAAGTCAGAAGTTCAAGGTTCTCAG GAGCACCATTTTTCTTTGTTGCAACATGAGAACGAGAAGCTTCGACATGATATAGAGAAGATGCGCAGTGAATTAAG ACATGAAATTGACAAAGTCACTGCTGAACATAGATTGGATTTGAATCTTGAAAGAGG GAGAATAAGGGATGAGCTTACAAATCAGAATGCTGTAACATCTAACCTCACTAACAAACTTGATCGG gAAATTCACGCATTAGAGGCTCAATTGGAAGGTGCAAAATATGACTTGATAAAATACTGCATAGGTACACTTGTTTCCA CTGCTGTTGGTCTTGCTGTAGTTCGTATACTGATCTGA
- the LOC107926957 gene encoding protein CHAPERONE-LIKE PROTEIN OF POR1, chloroplastic isoform X5, with the protein MSVSGLIASPSRCCLRLSDCNQGLVCRQVPSIPIASKPKAKFGKLHLERSRLTVSFRRWKMQKTHLIKCAMDASYGDMASESAMFPRINVRDPYKRLGISREASEDEIQAARNFLISKYGGHKPSVDAIEAAHDKIIMQKFYERKNPKIDIKKKVREVKQSRVVQAVTSRFQTPATKFIVKTSIAFIVLGVLTVLFPTEEGPTLQVAISLIATFYFIHDRLKSKIRTLLYGAGAFIFSWLLGTFLMVSVIPPIPILKGPRSFEVLTSLITYVLLWVSSTYLK; encoded by the exons ATGAGTGTCTCTGGACTGATTGCCAGTCCCTCAAGATGTTGCCTTCGGCTATCTGACTGCAATCAAGGGTTGGTGTGCAGGCAAGTTCCATCTATTCCAATTGCCAGCAAACCTAAGGCGAAATTTGGCAAGCTTCATCTTGAAAG AAGTAGGTTGACAGTTTCTTTCAGAAGGTGGAAGATGCAGAAAACTCATCTGATCAAATGTGCAATGGATGCTTCCTATGGCGATATGGCTAGTGAATCAG CTATGTTTCCTAGAATTAATGTTCGGGACCCATACAAACGGCTAGGAATAAGCAGGGAGGCTTCAGAAGATGAAATTCAAGCAGCACGGAACTTCCTTATTAGTAAATATGGGGGGCACAAACCAAGTGTGGATGCAATTGAAGCAGCCCATGACAAAATAATTATGCAGAAGTTCTATGAAAGGAAGAACCCAAAAATTGACATCAAGAAAAAGGTCAGGGAAGTCAAACAATCCCGAGTTGTACAGGCTGTGACAAGCAGATTCCAAACTCCAGCCACTAAGTTCATTGTAAAAACATCCATAGCATTTATAGTGCTTGGAGTTCTCACTGTTCTATTCCCAACTGAAGAAGGCCCAACCCTGCAAGTAGCTATATCACTGATAGCTACCTTCtatttcatacatgataggttgAAGAGCAAAATCCGAACTCTACTTTATGG GGCTGGAGCTTTTATATTCTCCTGGTTGCTGGGAACCTTCTTGATGGTATCAGTGATTCCACCTATTCCTATTCTTAAGGGCCCAAGGAGTTTTGAAGTGCTGACATCATTGATAACCTATGTGCTACTCTGGGTTTCATCTACATATCTTAAGTAG
- the LOC107926947 gene encoding fructose-bisphosphate aldolase 1, chloroplastic → MASASLLKTSPVLDKSEWVKGHTLRQPSTSVVRCHPVAPSGLTVRASSYADELVKTAKAIASPGRGILAMDESNATCGKRLASIGLENTEANRQAYRTLLVSAPGLGQYISGAILFEETLYQTTIDGKKMVDVLVEQNIVPGIKVDKGLVPLAGSNNESWCQGLDGLAPRSAAYYQQGARFAKWRTVVSIPNGPTELAVKEAAWGLARYAAISQDNGLVPIVEPEILLDGDHGIDRTFEVAKKVWAEVFFYLAQNNVMFQGILLKPSMVTPGAECKDRATPQQVADYTLSLLRQRIPPAVPGIMFLSGGQSEVEATLNLNAMNQAPNPWHVSFSYARALQNTCLKKWGGRPENVKDAQEALLIRAKANSLAQLGKYTGEGESEEAKQGMFVKGYVY, encoded by the exons ATGGCCTCTGCTTCTCTCCTCAAGACTTCACCAGTTTTAGACAAGTCTGAGTGGGTTAAGGGTCACACCCTTCGCCAACCTTCCACTTCTGTGGTGAGGTGCCACCCTGTTGCACCCTCCGGACTAACTGTGCGTGCAAGCTCATATGCCGATGAGCTTGTCAAGACTGCT AAAGCTATTGCTTCTCCTGGCCGTGGAATTTTGGCCATGGATGAGTCCAACGCTACCTGTGGGAAACGTTTGGCCTCAATCGGGCTAGAAAACACGGAGGCTAACCGCCAAGCCTACAGGACGTTGCTTGTTTCAGCTCCTGGCCTTGGTCAGTACATCTCAGGTGCCATCCTCTTTGAGGAAACCCTCTATCAAACCACAATTGATGGCAAGAAGATGGTTGATGTTCTTGTTGAGCAGAACATAGTCCCTGGTATCAAGGTTGACAAG GGTCTTGTTCCACTGGCTGGTTCAAACAACGAGTCATGGTGCCAAGGTCTTGATGGCCTCGCTCCACGTTCAGCTGCATACTACCAACAAGGAGCTCGTTTTGCAAAATG GCGTACTGTGGTAAGCATTCCCAATGGACCAACCGAACTTGCTGTGAAGGAAGCAGCCTGGGGACTTGCTCGCTATGCCGCCATCTCTCAG GACAATGGATTGGTTCCAATTGTTGAGCCAGAGATCTTGCTTGATGGTGATCACGGAATTGACAGGACTTTCGAAGTAGCCAAAAAGGTATGGGCTGAGGTTTTCTTCTATCTTGCCCAGAACAATGTGATGTTTCAAGGTATCCTCCTCAAGCCAAGTATGGTCACTCCCGGTGCGGAGTGCAAGGACAGGGCTACTCCTCAACAAGTTGCTGATTACACCCTCAGCCTCCTCCGCCAAAGAATCCCTCCAGCTGTCCCTGGAATCATG TTTTTGTCTGGTGGGCAGTCTGAAGTTGAGGCTACCTTGAACTTGAATGCAATGAACCAAGCTCCAAACCCATGGCATGTGTCATTCTCATATGCAAGAGCCCTTCAAAACACTTGCCTGAAGAAGTGGGGAGGCAGGCCTGAGAATGTGAAGGATGCTCAGGAAGCGCTGCTCATCCGAGCAAAGGCCAACTCTCTTGCTCAACTCGGAAAGTACACTGGCGAAGGAGAGTCAGAGGAGGCCAAGCAAGGAATGTTTGTCAAGGGTTATGTCTATTA
- the LOC107926997 gene encoding probable pectinesterase 53, producing MIMRLFMFILVLGGASFAVTSNRLSQYEVIEKDYMNWVKQKSSFKHSLFGKPKNKLKPCLTIRVNKKPSLAEFATVKKAISSIPVVNHCRVVIFIGAGIYREKIEIPATMAYITIVGAGADKTVIEWDDTADKMGQSGHSLGTYGSATFAINSPYFIAKNITFKNKAPLPPSGALGKQAVALRISADAAAFIGCKFIGAQDTLYDHIGRHYFRHCYIQGSVDFIFGNGLSLYKHCHLHAVTNSYGALTAQKRESMLEETGFSFVKCKVTGSGALYLGRAWGVFSRVVFVYTYMDKIITPRGWYDWGDKNREMTVFYGQYKCSGPGAEFGGRVSWARELTRQEAKPFISIDFIDGHSWLPVL from the exons ATGATAATGAGGCTATTCATGTTTATCTTGGTGTTGGGTGGTGCAAGTTTTGCAGTAACCTCAAACAGGCTTAGCCAATATGAGGTGATTGAAAAAGACTATATGAACTGGGTTAAACAAAAGTCTTCGTTCAAGCACTCTCTCTTCGGAAAACCCAAGAACAAATTAAAGCCCTGCTTAACCATAAGAGTAAACAAAAAACCAAGTCTTGCGGAGTTTGCCACAGTGAAAAAGGCTATTAGTTCGATTCCAGTCGTTAATCACTGTCGGGTTGTAATCTTCATTGGAGCAGGAATTTACAG AGAGAAGATTGAAATCCCTGCAACCATGGCTTACATTACAATAGTAGGTGCTGGTGCAGACAAAACCGTGATTGAGTGGGATGACACAGCTGACAAAATGGGGCAGTCAGGCCATTCACTGGGCACCTATGGTTCTGCAACATTCGCCATTAATTCTCCATATTTCATTGCAAAGAACATAACCTTCAAG AACAAAGCACCATTACCGCCGTCAGGTGCATTAGGAAAGCAAGCAGTGGCACTGAGGATATCAGCAGATGCAGCAGCCTTTATCGGTTGCAAGTTTATTGGAGCACAAGATACTCTTTACGATCACATTGGCAGGCACTACTTCAGACACTGCTACATCCAAGGTTCGGTAGATTTCATATTCGGAAATGGGCTTTCCCTGTATAAACACTGCCACTTGCATGCCGTAACCAACAGCTATGGAGCCTTGACAGCCCAGAAAAGGGAAAGCATGCTTGAGGAAACAGGCTTCTCCTTCGTTAAATGCAAGGTCACGGGGTCGGGCGCCCTTTATCTCGGTCGGGCTTGGGGCGTTTTCTCTAGGGTGGTCTTTGTTTATACTTACATGGACAAGATCATCACCCCTAGAGGATGGTATGACTGGGGAGACAAAAATAGAGAAat GACTGTGTTTTACGGACAGTATAAGTGCTCAGGACCTGGAGCTGAATTTGGTGGGCGAGTTTCGTGGGCGAGAGAACTTACACGACAGGAGGCAAAACCGTTTATTTCAATTGATTTCATTGATGGGCATAGTTGGCTTCCGGTTTTATGA
- the LOC107926957 gene encoding protein CHAPERONE-LIKE PROTEIN OF POR1, chloroplastic isoform X2 has product MSVSGLIASPSRCCLRLSDCNQGLVCRQVPSIPIASKPKAKFGKLHLERSRLTVSFRRWKMQKTHLIKCAMDASYGDMASESGAAMFPRINVRDPYKRLGISREASEDEIQAARNFLISKYGGHKPSVDAIEAAHDKIIMQKFYERKNPKIDIKKKVREVKQSRVVQAVTSRFQTPATKFIVKTSIAFIVLGVLTVLFPTEEGPTLQVAISLIATFYFIHDRLKSKIRTLLYGAGAFIFSWLLGTFLMVSVIPPIPILKGPRSFEVLTSLITYVLLWVSSTYLK; this is encoded by the exons ATGAGTGTCTCTGGACTGATTGCCAGTCCCTCAAGATGTTGCCTTCGGCTATCTGACTGCAATCAAGGGTTGGTGTGCAGGCAAGTTCCATCTATTCCAATTGCCAGCAAACCTAAGGCGAAATTTGGCAAGCTTCATCTTGAAAG AAGTAGGTTGACAGTTTCTTTCAGAAGGTGGAAGATGCAGAAAACTCATCTGATCAAATGTGCAATGGATGCTTCCTATGGCGATATGGCTAGTGAATCAG GAGCAGCTATGTTTCCTAGAATTAATGTTCGGGACCCATACAAACGGCTAGGAATAAGCAGGGAGGCTTCAGAAGATGAAATTCAAGCAGCACGGAACTTCCTTATTAGTAAATATGGGGGGCACAAACCAAGTGTGGATGCAATTGAAGCAGCCCATGACAAAATAATTATGCAGAAGTTCTATGAAAGGAAGAACCCAAAAATTGACATCAAGAAAAAGGTCAGGGAAGTCAAACAATCCCGAGTTGTACAGGCTGTGACAAGCAGATTCCAAACTCCAGCCACTAAGTTCATTGTAAAAACATCCATAGCATTTATAGTGCTTGGAGTTCTCACTGTTCTATTCCCAACTGAAGAAGGCCCAACCCTGCAAGTAGCTATATCACTGATAGCTACCTTCtatttcatacatgataggttgAAGAGCAAAATCCGAACTCTACTTTATGG GGCTGGAGCTTTTATATTCTCCTGGTTGCTGGGAACCTTCTTGATGGTATCAGTGATTCCACCTATTCCTATTCTTAAGGGCCCAAGGAGTTTTGAAGTGCTGACATCATTGATAACCTATGTGCTACTCTGGGTTTCATCTACATATCTTAAGTAG
- the LOC107926957 gene encoding protein CHAPERONE-LIKE PROTEIN OF POR1, chloroplastic isoform X1, giving the protein MSVSGLIASPSRCCLRLSDCNQGLVCRQVPSIPIASKPKAKFGKLHLERSRLTVSFRRWKMQKTHLIKCAMDASYGDMASESGGAAMFPRINVRDPYKRLGISREASEDEIQAARNFLISKYGGHKPSVDAIEAAHDKIIMQKFYERKNPKIDIKKKVREVKQSRVVQAVTSRFQTPATKFIVKTSIAFIVLGVLTVLFPTEEGPTLQVAISLIATFYFIHDRLKSKIRTLLYGAGAFIFSWLLGTFLMVSVIPPIPILKGPRSFEVLTSLITYVLLWVSSTYLK; this is encoded by the exons ATGAGTGTCTCTGGACTGATTGCCAGTCCCTCAAGATGTTGCCTTCGGCTATCTGACTGCAATCAAGGGTTGGTGTGCAGGCAAGTTCCATCTATTCCAATTGCCAGCAAACCTAAGGCGAAATTTGGCAAGCTTCATCTTGAAAG AAGTAGGTTGACAGTTTCTTTCAGAAGGTGGAAGATGCAGAAAACTCATCTGATCAAATGTGCAATGGATGCTTCCTATGGCGATATGGCTAGTGAATCAGGTG GAGCAGCTATGTTTCCTAGAATTAATGTTCGGGACCCATACAAACGGCTAGGAATAAGCAGGGAGGCTTCAGAAGATGAAATTCAAGCAGCACGGAACTTCCTTATTAGTAAATATGGGGGGCACAAACCAAGTGTGGATGCAATTGAAGCAGCCCATGACAAAATAATTATGCAGAAGTTCTATGAAAGGAAGAACCCAAAAATTGACATCAAGAAAAAGGTCAGGGAAGTCAAACAATCCCGAGTTGTACAGGCTGTGACAAGCAGATTCCAAACTCCAGCCACTAAGTTCATTGTAAAAACATCCATAGCATTTATAGTGCTTGGAGTTCTCACTGTTCTATTCCCAACTGAAGAAGGCCCAACCCTGCAAGTAGCTATATCACTGATAGCTACCTTCtatttcatacatgataggttgAAGAGCAAAATCCGAACTCTACTTTATGG GGCTGGAGCTTTTATATTCTCCTGGTTGCTGGGAACCTTCTTGATGGTATCAGTGATTCCACCTATTCCTATTCTTAAGGGCCCAAGGAGTTTTGAAGTGCTGACATCATTGATAACCTATGTGCTACTCTGGGTTTCATCTACATATCTTAAGTAG
- the LOC107926957 gene encoding protein CHAPERONE-LIKE PROTEIN OF POR1, chloroplastic isoform X6, which produces MSVSGLIASPSRCCLRLSDCNQGLVCRQVPSIPIASKPKAKFGKLHLERLTVSFRRWKMQKTHLIKCAMDASYGDMASESAMFPRINVRDPYKRLGISREASEDEIQAARNFLISKYGGHKPSVDAIEAAHDKIIMQKFYERKNPKIDIKKKVREVKQSRVVQAVTSRFQTPATKFIVKTSIAFIVLGVLTVLFPTEEGPTLQVAISLIATFYFIHDRLKSKIRTLLYGAGAFIFSWLLGTFLMVSVIPPIPILKGPRSFEVLTSLITYVLLWVSSTYLK; this is translated from the exons ATGAGTGTCTCTGGACTGATTGCCAGTCCCTCAAGATGTTGCCTTCGGCTATCTGACTGCAATCAAGGGTTGGTGTGCAGGCAAGTTCCATCTATTCCAATTGCCAGCAAACCTAAGGCGAAATTTGGCAAGCTTCATCTTGAAAG GTTGACAGTTTCTTTCAGAAGGTGGAAGATGCAGAAAACTCATCTGATCAAATGTGCAATGGATGCTTCCTATGGCGATATGGCTAGTGAATCAG CTATGTTTCCTAGAATTAATGTTCGGGACCCATACAAACGGCTAGGAATAAGCAGGGAGGCTTCAGAAGATGAAATTCAAGCAGCACGGAACTTCCTTATTAGTAAATATGGGGGGCACAAACCAAGTGTGGATGCAATTGAAGCAGCCCATGACAAAATAATTATGCAGAAGTTCTATGAAAGGAAGAACCCAAAAATTGACATCAAGAAAAAGGTCAGGGAAGTCAAACAATCCCGAGTTGTACAGGCTGTGACAAGCAGATTCCAAACTCCAGCCACTAAGTTCATTGTAAAAACATCCATAGCATTTATAGTGCTTGGAGTTCTCACTGTTCTATTCCCAACTGAAGAAGGCCCAACCCTGCAAGTAGCTATATCACTGATAGCTACCTTCtatttcatacatgataggttgAAGAGCAAAATCCGAACTCTACTTTATGG GGCTGGAGCTTTTATATTCTCCTGGTTGCTGGGAACCTTCTTGATGGTATCAGTGATTCCACCTATTCCTATTCTTAAGGGCCCAAGGAGTTTTGAAGTGCTGACATCATTGATAACCTATGTGCTACTCTGGGTTTCATCTACATATCTTAAGTAG
- the LOC107926957 gene encoding protein CHAPERONE-LIKE PROTEIN OF POR1, chloroplastic isoform X3 — protein sequence MSVSGLIASPSRCCLRLSDCNQGLVCRQVPSIPIASKPKAKFGKLHLERLTVSFRRWKMQKTHLIKCAMDASYGDMASESGGAAMFPRINVRDPYKRLGISREASEDEIQAARNFLISKYGGHKPSVDAIEAAHDKIIMQKFYERKNPKIDIKKKVREVKQSRVVQAVTSRFQTPATKFIVKTSIAFIVLGVLTVLFPTEEGPTLQVAISLIATFYFIHDRLKSKIRTLLYGAGAFIFSWLLGTFLMVSVIPPIPILKGPRSFEVLTSLITYVLLWVSSTYLK from the exons ATGAGTGTCTCTGGACTGATTGCCAGTCCCTCAAGATGTTGCCTTCGGCTATCTGACTGCAATCAAGGGTTGGTGTGCAGGCAAGTTCCATCTATTCCAATTGCCAGCAAACCTAAGGCGAAATTTGGCAAGCTTCATCTTGAAAG GTTGACAGTTTCTTTCAGAAGGTGGAAGATGCAGAAAACTCATCTGATCAAATGTGCAATGGATGCTTCCTATGGCGATATGGCTAGTGAATCAGGTG GAGCAGCTATGTTTCCTAGAATTAATGTTCGGGACCCATACAAACGGCTAGGAATAAGCAGGGAGGCTTCAGAAGATGAAATTCAAGCAGCACGGAACTTCCTTATTAGTAAATATGGGGGGCACAAACCAAGTGTGGATGCAATTGAAGCAGCCCATGACAAAATAATTATGCAGAAGTTCTATGAAAGGAAGAACCCAAAAATTGACATCAAGAAAAAGGTCAGGGAAGTCAAACAATCCCGAGTTGTACAGGCTGTGACAAGCAGATTCCAAACTCCAGCCACTAAGTTCATTGTAAAAACATCCATAGCATTTATAGTGCTTGGAGTTCTCACTGTTCTATTCCCAACTGAAGAAGGCCCAACCCTGCAAGTAGCTATATCACTGATAGCTACCTTCtatttcatacatgataggttgAAGAGCAAAATCCGAACTCTACTTTATGG GGCTGGAGCTTTTATATTCTCCTGGTTGCTGGGAACCTTCTTGATGGTATCAGTGATTCCACCTATTCCTATTCTTAAGGGCCCAAGGAGTTTTGAAGTGCTGACATCATTGATAACCTATGTGCTACTCTGGGTTTCATCTACATATCTTAAGTAG